CCCGATCCGGTGCCGCCGATGATCGCGGTGGTGGAACCGGGGTCGGCGCGGAACGACACCCCGCTGAGCACGGGAGCGTCGGCACCGGGATACGAGAAACCGGCATTGCGGAGTTCGAGGGTGACGCGGGTCGGGAGTTCGCGGACCGGTTCGGCGGGCGAAGACACCGTCGGTTCGGTGTCGAGCACGTCGAGGATGCGCTCGGCGCAGACCGCGGCGCGCGGAGCCATGATCGCGACGAACGACGTCATGAGCACGGCCATGAGGATCTGGGCGATGTAGGTGATCATCGCGGTGATGGAGCCGACCTGCATCGCACCGGAGTCGATACGGTGGGCGCCCACCCACAGGACGCCGACGGTGCTCACATTCGAGATCAGCAGCACCGCCGGGTACAGCACGGAGTTCACGCGGCCGACGCGCAAGGCGGTGGCGGTGAGGTCGTCGTTGGCGCCGTCGAAGCGGGCCTTCTCGGTTTCGTCGCGCACGAATGCCCTGATCACGCGGATGCCGGTGATCTGCTCGCGCAACACCCGATTCACAGCGTCGATGCGCTTCTGCATGACCCGGAAGCCGGGCAGCATGAGCGCGATGAGCGCGGCCATGGTGAAGATCAGCACCGGGACGGCGACGACCAGCACGAGCGAGGTGCCGGGGTCCTGGCGGATCGCCATGATGACGCCACCGATCCCCATGATCGGGGAGGTCACGACGATGGTGCAGGTCATCAGCACGAGCATCTGAACCTGCTGCACGTCGTTGGTGTTGCGGGTGATCAGCGACGGGGCACCGAACGTCCCGAACTCGCGCGCCGAGAACCGCCCCACATTCCGGACGAGCGCGAGCCGCACGTCGCGGCCGAAGCCCATCGCGGCGCGCGCCGCGAAGTAGACGGCACCGGTCGCGGCGCCGACCTCGACGGCGCTGATGACGAGCATCAGCAGACCGGTCCGGACGATGTAATCGATGTCCCCGGTCGCCACGCCGTTGTCGATGATGTCGGCGTTGAGACTCGGGAGCAGCAACATGCCCCCGGTCGCGACCAGCTGCAGGAGTACGACCCCCGCGAGGGCACCCCGATAGGGCGCCATGAAGCGGCGCAACAGCCGTAGCAACATGGGCATTACGCTACCTGCGACTCCCTGCAGCAATCTTCACGATCCATCCGGGCGGCCACGCACCGCGTCGGGTACGTGGCCGCCCGGGGGTTCGTCACACGCGTGCGGATTCCGGTGCGGGCTCGGTGGCACCGAGCTCGCGGGTGAGCTTCTCGCCCTCGACGTCGACGTTCGGAAGGATCCGGTCGAGCCACTTCGGCAGCCACCACGCCTTGTCGCCGAGTAGCGCCATCACCGACGGGATGATGACCATGCGGACGATGAAGGCGTCGAAGAAGACCGCCGCGGCGAGTGCGAAACCGATCGACTTGATCAGCGAGTCCGGTTCGGCGATGAACGCCGCGAACACCGAGATCATGATGATCGCCGCTGCGCTCACCACGCGCGCGCCGTGTGCGAAGCCGCTGCGGACGGCCTCGAGTGCGCTCGCGCCGTGGACGTAGTCCTCACGCATACGCGTCACCAGGAACACTTGGTAGTCCATCGCAAGACCGAAGACGACGCCGATGAGGATGATCGGCATGAAGCTCACGATGGGCTGCGGGTTGGCGATCAGGCCGCCCCAGCCCTCCTGGAAGACCGCGACGGTGGCACCGAAGGTCGCCAGGACGCTGAGCAGGAAGCCGAGGGTTGCGGTGAGCGGCACCAGGATCGAGCGGAACACCAGCATCAGCAGGATGAAGGCGAGGCCGACGACGACCGCGAGGTACGGAGCCAGTGCGCTCTGGAGGCTGTCGGAGACGTCGCCCTCGAGCGCGGTCTGGCCGGTCACGCCGTAGGACAGGCCGAACTCCTCGTTCAGCTCGGTCTCGCCGTCGCGGATGCTCTGGACGAGGTCCATCGTCGCGGGATCGGTCGGGCCGCTGCGCGGAGTGACGAGGATCTGGGCGGTGTCTCCCGCCTCGTTCACCGCGACGATCTGGGCGTTGACGACCTCGTCGTTCTCGTACAGCTTGCCGACGACGGCACCGAACGCGACTGGGGCCTCCACGTCGGCGTTCTGGGTGTCGACGACGACGACCAGCGGGCCGTTGCGTCCGGGACCGAATCCCTCGTCGACCAGGTCGTAGGCCTTGCGGGCGCTGGTCGCCGGATCGGCGGTGGCCTCCGACGGCAGGGCGAGGTTCAGTCCGGTGGCGGGCAGCGCGAGCGCACCGAGGAGGACCACACCGGCGATGAGCGGGATGGCCGGGCGTCGCGTGATCAGGCCGACGAACTTGGCGCCCGCCTTGGGGGTGTCGTCGTCGGAACCGCGCTTGTTCAGGAACGGGATGCGGCCGGCGAAGGCCTTCTCCCCGAACAGTCCGAGCACGGCGGGCAGCAGCGACACGGCGATGAGCACGGCCATGAGCACCGTGAACGCGGCAGCGTAACCCATGACCGACAGGAACGGGATGCCGACGACGCTCAGCGCCATGAGGGCGATGATGACCGTCAGGCCGGCGAAGACGACCGCGGAACCGGCGGTGCCCACGGCACGGCCGGCGGCCTCGGTGCGATCAGAGGTGATGGTGAGTTCGTGCCGGAAGCGCGAGACGATGAACAGCGAGTAGTCGATCGCCACGGCCAGACCGATCATGACCGCCAGCGTCGGGGTCATCGAGCTGAGGTCGGCGAAGCCGGAGGCGATGGTGATGCCGAGGCTGCCGATGCCGACGCCGACGAGTGCGGTGACCAGCGGAAGTCCGGCGGCGACGAGCGAGCCGAAGGTCAGGGTGAGCACGATCGCGGCGATGCCGATGCCGATGAGTTCGGCGGTGCCACCGGGCATGCCCATCTCGGCGGCAGCCGTACCGCTGACCTCGACGGTCAGGCCGGCGTCACGGCCGATCTCGGCGGCGTCGAAGATCTGGTCGCGCAGGGCCTGGTCGACGTCGGTGATCTCGCCCTCGAACGGGACGGTGACGAAGCCGACGGTGCGGTCGGCGCTCAGCGGCGACAGGGCCTGGGCGTCGGACAGCGCAGCCTCTTCGGAGGTGCCCTGCTGCGCGGCGACGGCCTTCATCTGCTCGACGAGACCGGCGTCGGCGAGGACCGGGTTGACCAGCGCGCCGGCCTGTTCCTCCGGCGAGGCGGTGGCGGGGTCGACCTTGGCGGGCGGCGAGACGCGGTCGATGCCGCGGACCGCGGCGAGGACCTCGTCGACGGCGGCCAGGTTCTCGGGGTCGTCGAGCGTCTGCCCGTCGGGCGCGGCGAAGACGTAACGCGCGCTGAGCCCGTTCATCGGATCTTCGGTCGACGGGAACCGCTCCGCCATGAGGTCCTGGGTCTTCTGCGCGGGGGTGCCCGGAAGCGTGAACGCGTCCGTGGTGGGCCCGGACAGGGTTGCTGCACCGACCCCGAAGAGCACGAGCAGCGCGATCCAGAAGGACAGCACTGCGCCCTTCCGTCGGTGGGCGAACTTGCCCAGCCGGTACAGGTAGGTCGCCACGGGGCACCCTTTCTATGTCGGAAGATCCTGGTGGGGTCGGATGGTCGGAACGGGCAGAGGTCCGGAATCAGGAGAATCCGCGTCGGAGCTGGTCGAACGCCTCGCGGATGAGCTCTTCGACCGACCGGTCCGTCGTCCCGGTCGCGTGTGTCTCCATGGCCGCGCGCACGGCGCCCATGGCGGCGTAGTTCAGCAGCGAGGGGTACAGGTCGGCATCGGGGTCGGTGCCGGTGCGTTCGGCGATGATCTCGACGAGCAACTGCGACGAACGCCGCTCGACCTCGATCTGCCGGGACAACAGCACGTTGCTCTCCTCGAGCAGGGTGATGCACGCGACGATCTCGCCGAACGGCCAGTCGGGGTTCTGCACGACGTCCAGGGCCACCGCGAGCAGCGAATCCATGATGTCCTCGTCGGCGGGACGATCGCGCAGCAGGTCGATCCACTCCTCGACCCGAGTCTCGAGATACGCGAGGACGGCGTCTTCCTTGCTCGCGAAGTAGTTGTGGAAGGTGCGGGTCGAGACACCCGCGCGCGCTGCGATCGCATCGGCCGTCACGGCGGCCAGACCGTGTTCACGAGCGAGTTCGGCCGCGGCGGTCGCGAGAGCCGCACGAGTGGCCGCCTTCTTGCGGTCGCGCAGGCCGGGAGTGATGGTCACTCCATCCAGGTTACTGATTTTGCAGAGTTCTGTAAGTTTGCAGAGTCATGCAAATTTATGACATCGCCCACAGGCGTTCCCGGCCTATCGCGGGCTTCACACCCGGCGACGCTCCCAGGCGCCCGGATCCTTCGTAAGATCCTCCACGAAACCGGGGAGGTCTCCCGTGACGACATCCGCGAGCGATACCTCTTCGAGCACGGCGCGCAGGTTCACACGCACCGCGATCCACACGTCCTGCAGCCGTTCGGCCGCCCCGCTGTAGACGACGTCCTCGGGCCGCTCGCCACGCACCGACGCCAGCGGGCCCTCGACCGTGCGGATGATGTCGGCAATGGAGATCTCGGCCGCGGGTCGCGCGAGCCAGTAACCGCCCTCCGGTCCCCGCCGGCTGTTCACCAACCCACCGCGACGCAGGTCGGCGAGAACGGCCTCGAGGAACTTGTGCGGGATGGTCTGCGCCGCCGCGAGGGTCTCCGCCTTCGTCAGGCGACCGTCCTCGATCGCCGCGAGTTCGAGCAGGGTCCGCACGGCGTAGTCGACCCTCGCGGTGATGTGCATGCCATGCCTCTCGCGCTGCCTGATGTCGTCGGCCGGCCCGTCTCGACGGGACGGGTCAATTCCTACCAGCAATACCGAACCACCCGGAATCGTGAGGACGCGAGTCGCCACCCGGGTCCCGATTCGAGGGCCCTGGTGATGCAAGCCACACCAGCGGTAATGTGGACGGTTGTTCACAGCTATCGGAGGTCGTTGCGATGTGGGAAACCCTGCAGGAATCGTGGGGGTCGCTGCTCGACCCCCTCCACGATCCGGTGACCCTGGCGATTCCCGCCTTCCTCACCTTCCTGATCCTCGAATGGATCGCGGCCCGCACCCTCGAACACGTCGAGCCGGGCCCCGACGGACGCACCCGCCCCCCGCGCGGCGGCTACGAGAAGCGGGACGCACGCGCGAGCATCTCGATGGGTCTGGTCTCCATCGTCACGAGCGCCGCATGGAAGGTGCTGGCCCTCGTCGGATATTCGGCCCTGTGGGTCTACGTCGCGCCGTGGCACCTGCCCGCCGACGCCTGGTACACGTGGGTGATCCTGCTCGTCGGCATCGACGTCCTCTGGTACTGGTACCACCGGATGGCGCACCGCGTCCGCCTGGTCTGGGCGACCCACCAGGCGCACCACTCGAGCGAGTACTTCAACTACGCGACCGCGCTGCGCCAGAAGTGGAACAACAGCGGCGAGATCATCATGTGGCTGCCGCTCCCCCTGATCGGCATCCCACCGTGGATGGTTTTCGTCGGCTTCTCCGTCAGCCTCGTCTACCAGTTCTTCGTGCACACCGAGCGGGTCGGCACGCTCCCCCGCCCGATCGAATTCGTGTTCAACACGCCCTCGCACCATCGGGTGCACCACGGCTCCGATCCCGACTACCTCGACCGCAACTACGCGGGCATCCTCATCATCTGGGACCGGATGTTCGGCACCTTCAAGGCCGAGGACCACCGGCCCACCTACGGGCTCACCAAGCCCGTCGGCACGTACAACATCTGGGATCTGCAGACGCACGAGTACCGGGCGATCGCCCGCGACTGGCGTACGGCCGGGACGTTCCGCGACAAGCTCGGTTACGCCTTCGGCCCGCCCGGCTGGGCGCCGAAACAGACCCACGCGGAGGAGACCGAGAACGTCAGTTCTGCTCGAACGTGACGAGGAAGTCGACGCTGCCCGCGCCGTCGACCGTCACGAATCCGAGGTTCGGCGGCTCCACGCCGTAATCGGTCCAGGTGGTGGGGATGCTCCCCGACGCCACGAGACGCTCACCCGTGCGCAGGACGTCGACGTCGACGGTCACGGGCCGTTCGGCGCCGCGCAGGGTGAGCGTGCCGGTCGCGGTGACGGAACCGATGCTGCCGTCGTCGGGCAGGGACGTCAGATCCACGGGCTCGGTGAGGGCGAACGTCGCCGTCGGGTGCGCCGCGGTGTCCATCACCCGAGTGCGAAACTGGCCGTCGCGCTGGCCACTGTCGGTGGTGATGCCCTCGACCTGCACGACGACCTCGGCGGCCTCGAGGGTGCCGTCGGTGATGGTCGCCGAACCGGAGACCTGATCGGTGCTGCCCACCACGGTGACGTCGGCCCCGCGCAGGATCTCGTGCACCGTGTAGCCGGCGGCGGTGCGGTTGGGTTCGGCACCCTCGACGACGGTCCACTCCCCGTCGAGCTCACCGGTCGCGGCTTCGGCACCTTCGGTCGAGACGGACGCGGCGGGCGCGTCGTCCTCGGCGATGAACGTCCCGTACACCCATGGGGCGACGAAGAAGCCGAGCAGCGCCACGACCACGACGGCGACGAGCGCCCACACCAGTTTCCGCATCCTGCAAATTTAAACGATGTCGGATTCCGTGTGGGGTGCTACGTCACTGCGGGGGCGCAACGTGAGCCACGCGACTCCGGCGGAGGCGATCATGAGGACCACCCCGATCCCGGAGGTGATCGTGACGCCGCTGTCGAACGCCGATCCTGCTGCGGCGAGCAACGCGTCGGCCCGGTCGGCGGGCA
This window of the Rhodococcus pyridinivorans genome carries:
- a CDS encoding ABC transporter ATP-binding protein, encoding MLLRLLRRFMAPYRGALAGVVLLQLVATGGMLLLPSLNADIIDNGVATGDIDYIVRTGLLMLVISAVEVGAATGAVYFAARAAMGFGRDVRLALVRNVGRFSAREFGTFGAPSLITRNTNDVQQVQMLVLMTCTIVVTSPIMGIGGVIMAIRQDPGTSLVLVVAVPVLIFTMAALIALMLPGFRVMQKRIDAVNRVLREQITGIRVIRAFVRDETEKARFDGANDDLTATALRVGRVNSVLYPAVLLISNVSTVGVLWVGAHRIDSGAMQVGSITAMITYIAQILMAVLMTSFVAIMAPRAAVCAERILDVLDTEPTVSSPAEPVRELPTRVTLELRNAGFSYPGADAPVLSGVSFRADPGSTTAIIGGTGSGKSTMMRLVPRLIDVTAGQVLVAGVDVRALDTDVLRSRIAVVPQKAYLFSGTIADNLRYGRADATDDELWHALEVAQAADFVHKTEDGLNTVLSQGGTTVSGGQRQRLAIARALVRRPAIYLFDDAFSALDPATDARLRSALEPETRDACVLIVAQRVSTVQDADRIVVLDNGVMVDSGTHLGLLGRCRTYSEIVESQRMATI
- a CDS encoding MMPL family transporter produces the protein MATYLYRLGKFAHRRKGAVLSFWIALLVLFGVGAATLSGPTTDAFTLPGTPAQKTQDLMAERFPSTEDPMNGLSARYVFAAPDGQTLDDPENLAAVDEVLAAVRGIDRVSPPAKVDPATASPEEQAGALVNPVLADAGLVEQMKAVAAQQGTSEEAALSDAQALSPLSADRTVGFVTVPFEGEITDVDQALRDQIFDAAEIGRDAGLTVEVSGTAAAEMGMPGGTAELIGIGIAAIVLTLTFGSLVAAGLPLVTALVGVGIGSLGITIASGFADLSSMTPTLAVMIGLAVAIDYSLFIVSRFRHELTITSDRTEAAGRAVGTAGSAVVFAGLTVIIALMALSVVGIPFLSVMGYAAAFTVLMAVLIAVSLLPAVLGLFGEKAFAGRIPFLNKRGSDDDTPKAGAKFVGLITRRPAIPLIAGVVLLGALALPATGLNLALPSEATADPATSARKAYDLVDEGFGPGRNGPLVVVVDTQNADVEAPVAFGAVVGKLYENDEVVNAQIVAVNEAGDTAQILVTPRSGPTDPATMDLVQSIRDGETELNEEFGLSYGVTGQTALEGDVSDSLQSALAPYLAVVVGLAFILLMLVFRSILVPLTATLGFLLSVLATFGATVAVFQEGWGGLIANPQPIVSFMPIILIGVVFGLAMDYQVFLVTRMREDYVHGASALEAVRSGFAHGARVVSAAAIIMISVFAAFIAEPDSLIKSIGFALAAAVFFDAFIVRMVIIPSVMALLGDKAWWLPKWLDRILPNVDVEGEKLTRELGATEPAPESARV
- a CDS encoding acyl-CoA-like ligand-binding transcription factor, whose translation is MTITPGLRDRKKAATRAALATAAAELAREHGLAAVTADAIAARAGVSTRTFHNYFASKEDAVLAYLETRVEEWIDLLRDRPADEDIMDSLLAVALDVVQNPDWPFGEIVACITLLEESNVLLSRQIEVERRSSQLLVEIIAERTGTDPDADLYPSLLNYAAMGAVRAAMETHATGTTDRSVEELIREAFDQLRRGFS
- a CDS encoding RrF2 family transcriptional regulator, with translation MHITARVDYAVRTLLELAAIEDGRLTKAETLAAAQTIPHKFLEAVLADLRRGGLVNSRRGPEGGYWLARPAAEISIADIIRTVEGPLASVRGERPEDVVYSGAAERLQDVWIAVRVNLRAVLEEVSLADVVTGDLPGFVEDLTKDPGAWERRRV
- a CDS encoding sterol desaturase family protein, producing MWETLQESWGSLLDPLHDPVTLAIPAFLTFLILEWIAARTLEHVEPGPDGRTRPPRGGYEKRDARASISMGLVSIVTSAAWKVLALVGYSALWVYVAPWHLPADAWYTWVILLVGIDVLWYWYHRMAHRVRLVWATHQAHHSSEYFNYATALRQKWNNSGEIIMWLPLPLIGIPPWMVFVGFSVSLVYQFFVHTERVGTLPRPIEFVFNTPSHHRVHHGSDPDYLDRNYAGILIIWDRMFGTFKAEDHRPTYGLTKPVGTYNIWDLQTHEYRAIARDWRTAGTFRDKLGYAFGPPGWAPKQTHAEETENVSSART
- a CDS encoding YceI family protein — protein: MRKLVWALVAVVVVALLGFFVAPWVYGTFIAEDDAPAASVSTEGAEAATGELDGEWTVVEGAEPNRTAAGYTVHEILRGADVTVVGSTDQVSGSATITDGTLEAAEVVVQVEGITTDSGQRDGQFRTRVMDTAAHPTATFALTEPVDLTSLPDDGSIGSVTATGTLTLRGAERPVTVDVDVLRTGERLVASGSIPTTWTDYGVEPPNLGFVTVDGAGSVDFLVTFEQN